The window AGCGCCAAACGCCAAACTGGATTCCCGCTTTCGCGGGAATGACGGCCATAACACCGAACAGGATCAGGGCTCCGCCACGTTACCCACAAATTTGTCGCGCACCCCTCCCCGGCCTCCCCGCGAACAGACGTGGGGAGACGGGGGCACTGGCAGCAGCCGCAGTCTGGACCGCCGCAGGGCCGGCTGCGCCAAACCCCTGGGACAGGCTGTGCCGGCCGAGTTCACTCGGGTAGGCGCACTCCGCAAAGAGCATGCAAAATCTTAGCTCAGTACAACCCGAGCATTCTTCCAGCCAGTGCAACCACCGCCAGAGCCAGCACCGGCCGGATGATGCGCTCGCCGCCGCGCACGGTCAGGCGGGCGCCGATGCCTCCGCCAAGACCGAGCCCGAGGGCCAATAGCAACGCCGGCTGCCACACCACTTGCCCCTGCCAGACGAACACCGGCAACGCGGCGCCCGTGAGGGCGGCGTTGATTACGACCTTGACGCTGTTGGCGCGCACCAGGTCGTTACCGGCGAAGGAAAGCGCCAACAGCAACGCCAGCCCTACGCCGGCCTGAAACAGACCGCCGTAAAGGCCTATGAGCAAGAAGATAGCGAAGGTCACGCGAGGTGACCGGTGTTCCGCCGGCGCGCCCGCGGCCAGGCGGCGGGGCTGCCACAAGATCGGTAGCAGCAACACGATCATGACCAGACCGAACAGCCGCTCGAAGGTCTTGTCCGTGACCTGCGAGATCACCAAGGCGCCGGCGCTGGAACCCAACGCCACCGGAATCAGCAACGGCAACGCCTGCCGGAAGCCCGAGACGCCCTCGGCGCGAAAGCTCCACGCTGCCACCACGTTGTGGATGAATATGCCCACGCGGTTGCTGCCGTTGGCCAGCGTGCCCGGCAGCCCTGCCAGCACCAGCAGCGGCACGGTCAGCAACGAGCCGGCGCCTGCCATCGTATTGACAATGCCGGCAGCAATGCCGCCGGCAATCAGCAGACTCGCGTCACCCACTGTCACGCCGACACCGCCCCGGCACGCAGGGCCACCCGCCGCACTTGCGAAAGCGTAGCCATGGCTGCCGCCTATACCAACACGGCCGTGGCCGGAGCAATCGACCCGCCGACGCGGCCGGGCTTCATACGCCGCGCTCGGCTTAAGGAACACGGTAGCTGGTACTCGTGAACGCCTTGGGTCGTCTGAGACACACGATGGCGAAGCCACGACCCATTCGAATCGCGGCCAACAGCCGCGGTCACCCGCGTCACAACCCGGAGCGTGTCAGGACGCCGAGGGTACGTGGCACTTGGTCTGCGACTTCTCCGGCCAGCAGGCCGAGTTCGCTGCCGCGCGCTGCCACCAGCGCATCGGCGGCCGCACCGTGGACGTAGGTGCCGAGCTGCGCCGCGTCTTCCGGCTCCAGCCCCTGCGCCAGCAAGGCACCGAGGATGCCGGAGAGCACATCGCCCATTCCGCCCACGGCCATGCCGGGATTGCCGCTGGGGTTGATCCAGAGGGCGCCTTCGGGGCTGGCAATGACACTGCGCGCCCCCTTGAGGATCACCACGCACTGATGCTTCTCGGCCAACCGGCGGGCGGTGCCGGCGCGATCATGCTGGACGGCCGTGGCGTCCGTGAAAATGAGACGGGCCATCTCGCCCGGGTGGGGCGTGACGATCCATTCCGCCTGCGGCTGCGGCCACTGGGGCATGCTAGCCATGCAAGTCAGCGCGTCGGCATCTGCCACCACCGCCACCTCAGCGTGCTCTGCCAGCCAGCGCACGGTGCGCTGCGCCGCCTCGTGCGTCCCCATGCCGGGGCCGATTACGATGGCCGACTTGCCCTCGAGCAGCCGCGCCAGCTGGGGCGCGTCGAAGACGAGCTGATCGTCGTGATCGGGTAGCACCGCCGTCATCACCTCCGGTGAGGCGGCACAGAGGATCGGGTTGATCGATGCCGGCCCGGCCAGAGTTACCAGGCCAGCACCGGCCCGCAGCGCCGCGCGCGCCGCCAGCTGCGCCGCGCCGGTTCTTCCCCGCGAGCCGGCGATGATCAGCAGATGGCCGCTGTCGCCCTTGTGGGCATCGCGGCGGCGGCGCGGTACCAGCCCGGCCACGGCCTCGGCCGCGAGCAGCCGCGCCGGCGGGCTCACGATGTCGACCGCCGCCGGCGTAATCCCGATGTCGACCACCGCGAGTGCGCCGGTGTAATCAACCCCGGGGCAGAGCATTTGGCCGATCTTGGCAAAACCGAAAGTGGCGGTGGCTTCCGCCTGCACCGCCGTGCCCAGCGGCAGTCCGCGGTCGGCGTCGAGCCCCGAGGCGATATCGACGGCGAACACCGGCACGCCGCAGCTGTTGATCAGCTCGATCACGTCCGCGGCCAACCCCTGTACCGGGGCGTTGAGGCCGGTGCCGAAGATGGCATCGACGACCACGGCGGCGCTCTCCAGCCGCGGGCTCAGCCCCGTGAGATCGTCCGCCTGTAGGATCTCGTCGACGGCGCCGCGGCCTTTGACCCACACCTGCAAGTTGCGCGCGGCGTCGCCCTTGACGTCGCTCTTGCGCCCGAGCAGGGCCACGCGGGCGCGCACGCCCCGGCGGCGCAGCAGGCGCGCCATGACGAAGCCGTCGCCGCCGTTGTTGCCCTTGCCGGCGACGATCACCACTTGACGCTTGCGGGCGTGCGGAAACCAATGCAATAGCGCCTGACAGGCACCTTGCCCCGCCCGCTCCATCAGCACGCGGCCGGGCGTCCCCGCTTCGATCGTGAGCCGATCCAGGCGCCGCATTTCGGCGGCGGTGACGAGGATCATCGCCGGGCCGCAAGCATGCGGGCTTTCATTTCTCGCACGGCCTGTTCGAGTCCGACGAAAACGGCACGGGCTACGATGCTGTGGCCGATGTTGAGCTCGTGGAGCGGCGCCAAGGCCGCGATCGGCTCGACGTTGTCGAGTGTCAGGCCGTGACCTGCATTCACAATCAGACCCGCCGCCTGCGCCTGCTGCGCCGCGGTGCGCACGCGCGCCAGCTCCGCCGCCAGGGCCGCGGCGGTGTTGGCCTCGGCGTAAGTGCCGGTGTGGATTTCGATCGCCTCGGCGCCGGTGCGGGCCGCCGCTTCGATCTGCCTTTGCTCCGGGTCGATGAACAGGCTGACGCGAATGCCGGCACTGCGCAGGCGGCTGACCACCTGCCCGATCCAGGTTTGCTGGCCGGCAACATCCAGCCCACCTTCGGTGGTCAACTCCTGGCGCCGCTCGGGGACGAGGCAGACGTCCTGCGGGCGCACCGCGCAGGCGATGCGCACGATCTCCTCGGCGGCCGCCATTTCCAAATTGAGCTTGGTGGCCACTTGTGCCCGTAACTCAGCGACGTCGCGGTCTTGGATGTGGCGGCGATCTTCGCGCAGGTGGACGGTGATGCCGTCCGCGCCGCCGCGTTCGGCGGCCGCCGCCGCTTCGAGCACCGATGGATAAGGCGTCCCGCGCGCCTGGCGCAAGGTCGCTACATGATCAATATTAACTCCTAGATAGATCGGCTGGCTCATGGCACCTCAGGCTGTCAGATGAGTGCGAATCGCCCCGGCGATCTCCTCGACGCATGCCTCCACCTGGGCGGAGGTCTCGCCCTCGACCATCACGCGAAGGAGCGGCTCGGTACCGGAGTAGCGCACCAACACCCGGCCGCGGTCGCCGAGTCGTTGAGCGACGCTGTCGATTACCGCCTGGAGGGCGGGGACCGAACTGAGCTCGCGCCGCGCCGCCACCGGCACATTGACCAGCTTCTGCGGAAATCGAGTCATGATGCGGGCCAACTCGCTCGCTGGCCGCTGGCGCGCTACCAGCACCGCCAGCAGGCGCAGAGCGGTGAGCAAGCCGTCGCCGGTGGTGCTGTGGTCGAGCAGCACGATGTGTCCCGACTGCTCGCCGCCGAGGTTGCAGCCGCTGCGGCGCATTTCCTCGACCACGTAGCGGTCGCCGACCGGTACGCGTACCAGCTTCGCCCCGCGTTGGCGCAGCGCGATCTCCAAGCCGAGGTTGCTCATGACCGTGGCGACGACGGTGCGATCGTGCAGCTGATCGCGCGCCAGCAGGTCTTCCGCCAGTATGGCCAAGACGGCGTCGCCGTCGATCAACTCGCCGCGTTCGTCGGCGAAGATGGCGCGATCGGCATCGCCGTCCAAGGCGATACCGAGATCGGCGCCTTGCCGGCGCACGGCGGCTTGTAGCTGCTGCGGGTGCAAGGCGCCGCAGTGGTGATTGATGTTCTGGCCATCGGGATCGACGCCGAGCGCGACCACCGTTGCACCGAGTTCCTGCAGCACTTCCGGCGCCACGCGATAGGCCGCGCCGTGGGCGCAATCGATGACGATGCGCAAGCCTTCCAATGTCAGCTCGCGCGGCAGCGCCTGCTTGACGAAAACGTTGTAGCGGCCGAGGGCGTCGTCGAGGCGAAAGGCCTTGCCGACGGCCTCGGGTGCCGCGCGCCAGGCGTCGAGCGCGCCGTCGGCCATGTGGCGCTCGATTTCGGCCTCGAGCTGGTCGGGCAGCTTGAAGCCGGTCGCGGCGAAAAACTTGATGCCGTTGTCTTGGAAGGGGTTATGGGAGGCGGAGATCACGACCCCGGCATCGGCGCGCAGGCTACGAGTCAAGAACGCAATCGCCGGCGTCGGCATCGGTCCCACCAGCAAAACATCGACCCCCATCGAGCACATGCCGGCGGTCAGGGCGCTTTCGAACAGATAGCCCGAGATGCGAGTATCCTTGCCGATGATGATCTTGTGCCGGCGGGCATCGCGCTTGAAGACATGGGCGGCGGCGCGGCCGAGCCGCAGTGCGGTCTCCGCGGTCATGGGCTCGACGTTGGCGACACCGCGCACGCCGTCGGTGCCGAACAAGCGGCGGGCGTTCTTGGTGTTGCCCATCATCGTTGACCTTTCATCAGTCGCAGTGACACCACCGCCGGCTCCCACTTGATGGCCGTAACCCCGGGCGGCAGCGCCGCCTGTGGCGCCACCACGTAGCTGCCCGGTGGGCGGGCGGCGGCGTCGATATAAACCGCGCCCCGCCCCAGCTCAAGCGCATCCACCACCCGCTTCGGCCCGCGCACCAGCAGCCGCACCGCCGCCGGCTGCACGCTCGCCCGGCGGGTGGTGTTGCGCACCGAAACCTCCAGACGGCGGAAGTCGCGCTCGCTTTCGATTTCGGTGATCTGCACCTGCACCGCGACCCGGTCGGTGCTGGATGAGACGAATTCGCTGATCTCCGGCAGCGCCAGTTCCCGCTCGAGCACACCGGAGGCAGCGCCGCCGAGGTCGAGTGGCGCACTCTCGACCGCCGCGACCGCTTCGACCACCGAGGCCGGCCCCACCAGCTGAACCGCCTCCGGCGACATTCGCACTTCAGCCATCTGCAGCCCGTCGGGCAGGGCGCCGGTGGTCTGTAAGCGCACCGCGACCGTGCGGCGCACCACGCGCTCGAGGTCCAAGGTGACTTGCGCCGGCGTAATGCGCACGATCTTGACCCCACGCGGCAGCGCCAGGGCGTCGGCGGTGACGCGAAAGACGGCCGGCCCGGGCCGCACGCCGGCGAGGTCGAGCGGAACCGAGAGGCGCTTGCGGTCGATGCG of the Deltaproteobacteria bacterium genome contains:
- a CDS encoding sulfite exporter TauE/SafE family protein, with protein sequence MTVGDASLLIAGGIAAGIVNTMAGAGSLLTVPLLVLAGLPGTLANGSNRVGIFIHNVVAAWSFRAEGVSGFRQALPLLIPVALGSSAGALVISQVTDKTFERLFGLVMIVLLLPILWQPRRLAAGAPAEHRSPRVTFAIFLLIGLYGGLFQAGVGLALLLALSFAGNDLVRANSVKVVINAALTGAALPVFVWQGQVVWQPALLLALGLGLGGGIGARLTVRGGERIIRPVLALAVVALAGRMLGLY
- a CDS encoding NAD(P)H-hydrate dehydratase, coding for MILVTAAEMRRLDRLTIEAGTPGRVLMERAGQGACQALLHWFPHARKRQVVIVAGKGNNGGDGFVMARLLRRRGVRARVALLGRKSDVKGDAARNLQVWVKGRGAVDEILQADDLTGLSPRLESAAVVVDAIFGTGLNAPVQGLAADVIELINSCGVPVFAVDIASGLDADRGLPLGTAVQAEATATFGFAKIGQMLCPGVDYTGALAVVDIGITPAAVDIVSPPARLLAAEAVAGLVPRRRRDAHKGDSGHLLIIAGSRGRTGAAQLAARAALRAGAGLVTLAGPASINPILCAASPEVMTAVLPDHDDQLVFDAPQLARLLEGKSAIVIGPGMGTHEAAQRTVRWLAEHAEVAVVADADALTCMASMPQWPQPQAEWIVTPHPGEMARLIFTDATAVQHDRAGTARRLAEKHQCVVILKGARSVIASPEGALWINPSGNPGMAVGGMGDVLSGILGALLAQGLEPEDAAQLGTYVHGAAADALVAARGSELGLLAGEVADQVPRTLGVLTRSGL
- the pdxJ gene encoding pyridoxine 5'-phosphate synthase, encoding MSQPIYLGVNIDHVATLRQARGTPYPSVLEAAAAAERGGADGITVHLREDRRHIQDRDVAELRAQVATKLNLEMAAAEEIVRIACAVRPQDVCLVPERRQELTTEGGLDVAGQQTWIGQVVSRLRSAGIRVSLFIDPEQRQIEAAARTGAEAIEIHTGTYAEANTAAALAAELARVRTAAQQAQAAGLIVNAGHGLTLDNVEPIAALAPLHELNIGHSIVARAVFVGLEQAVREMKARMLAARR
- a CDS encoding phosphoglucosamine mutase — its product is MGNTKNARRLFGTDGVRGVANVEPMTAETALRLGRAAAHVFKRDARRHKIIIGKDTRISGYLFESALTAGMCSMGVDVLLVGPMPTPAIAFLTRSLRADAGVVISASHNPFQDNGIKFFAATGFKLPDQLEAEIERHMADGALDAWRAAPEAVGKAFRLDDALGRYNVFVKQALPRELTLEGLRIVIDCAHGAAYRVAPEVLQELGATVVALGVDPDGQNINHHCGALHPQQLQAAVRRQGADLGIALDGDADRAIFADERGELIDGDAVLAILAEDLLARDQLHDRTVVATVMSNLGLEIALRQRGAKLVRVPVGDRYVVEEMRRSGCNLGGEQSGHIVLLDHSTTGDGLLTALRLLAVLVARQRPASELARIMTRFPQKLVNVPVAARRELSSVPALQAVIDSVAQRLGDRGRVLVRYSGTEPLLRVMVEGETSAQVEACVEEIAGAIRTHLTA